A window of Cyclopterus lumpus isolate fCycLum1 chromosome 10, fCycLum1.pri, whole genome shotgun sequence genomic DNA:
gtgtccatcagtgagacatgtgttcatgtgtccatcagtgagacacgtgtccatcagtgagacatgtgtccatcagtgagacatgtgtccatcagtgagacatgtgttcatgtgtccatcagtgagacatgtgtccatcagtgagacatgtgttcatgtgtccctCAGTGAGACATGTGTCCCTCAGTAAGACATGTGTCCCTCAGTAAGACACGTGTCCATCAGTGAGACACGTGTCCATCAGTGAGACACGTGTCCATCAGTGAGacacgtgttcatgtgtcccTCAGTGAGACATGTGTCCCTCAGTGAGAAACGtgtccatcagtgagacatgtgtccatcagtgagacacgtgtccatcagtgagacatGTGTCCCTCAGTGAGACACGTGTCCATCAGTGAGacacgtgttcatgtgtccatcaGTAAGACACGTGTCCCTCAGTGAGACACGtgtccatcagtgagacatGTGTCCATCAGTGAGACACGTGTCCCTCAGTGAGACATGTGTCCATCAGTGAGACACGtgtccatcagtgagacatGTGTCCATCACTTCCTCCTAAACACCctcacctgcctctctctctctccctccctctccaggtggaggaggagctgttGGAGGAGGAGTTCATGGAGCGTTGTctccaggagctgctggaggaggaggagcagtgggAGTGGTTCATCCCGTCCAGAGACGTTCCTCAGCTGCAGGACAaagacctggtggtgagttcAGGGTCCAGACCAATCTAACAGCCTGTCACGTGGACCAACGTAacagcctgtaacgtggaccaatgtaacagcctgtaacgtggaccaatgtaacagcctgtaacgtggaccaatgtaacagcctgtaacgtggaccaatgtaacagcctgtaacgtggaccaacgtaacagcctgtaacgtggaccaatgtaacagcctgtaacgtggaccaatgtaacagcctgtaacgtggaccaatgtaacagcctgtaacgtggaccaatgtaacagcctgtaacgtggaccaacgtaacagcctgtaacgtggaccaacGTAACAGCCTGTCACGTGGACCAACGTAACAGCCTGTCACGTGGACCAATGTAacagcctgtaacgtggaccagtgtaacagcctgtaacgtggaccaatgtaacagcctgtaacgtggaccaacGTAACAGCCTGTCACGTGGACCAATGTAacagcctgtaacgtggaccagtgtaacagcctgtaacgtggaccaatgtaacagcctgtaacgtggaccagtgtaacagcctgtaacgtggaccaatgtaacagcctgtaacgtggaccaatGTAACAGCCTGTCACGTGGACCAATGTAacagcctgtaacgtggaccaatgtaacagcctgtaacgtggaccaatgtaacagcctgtaacgtggaccaatGTAACAGCCTGTCACGTGGACCAATGTAacagcctgtaacgtggaccaacGTAACAGCCTGTCACGTGGACCAATGTAacagcctgtaacgtggaccaatgtaacagcctgtaacgtggaccaatGTAACAGCCTGTCACGTGGACCAATGTAACAGCCTGTCACGTGGACCAATGTAacagcctgtaacgtggaccaagACGATAACTTCTTTTGTCCTCCAGATGAACAGCAGTCTGAACCCCAACGCCAAAGAGTTCACCCCGGGGATCCAGAAACACGTCATGTGAGCCctcaggctccgccccctctgcTGCACGCCAAAGTCCTGCTCCGCCCGTCGGTCTCTGAATATAAACCAGCTGAgggattttattgttttgttttcgcTTACGAACAACCGGACGTTTCTATTTGATAAAatacctaaaaaaacaaacattttagagTTTAGGTCGTTTTGACCCAGAATCCTttgaggtttgtttgtttgtggtttttctAAAATGCACatgtataaagaaaaaaaaagttaatatatatatattttttcttaatCTATTTGAAATAAATCTTTACGGAGAAAAgagattgtttttattgttttattcatcgtttggtctaaaaaaaaagaaagaaactaaacAGGTGAAGTAGTGGAGCGTCTGTCTCCCACGAGGATCTCTGATCTGACTCGAAATATTCACATCACAACGTGCAGAACCAAAATAAACATTAGAACATTAAATGTTCAAAAAAtgaactcttcatcatcatcatcatcatcatcatctctcttCTGAGGCTCTGATTCAAGTTCGTcagatgtttttcttcattcagCGACGAGACCAGGTGAAGGTGTTCCATGAGGTCCCATGTGGTCTACAGCGCCCGTCTCTGCTGGCACGTGGTCCCATGTGGTCTACAGCGCCCGTCTCTGCTGGCACGTGGTCCCATGTGGTCTACAGCACCCGTCTCTGCTGGCAACGTGGTCTACAGCGCCCCCTGGGCCACCCTCCTGAACAGCGCCCGTCTCTGCTGGGCCGTCATGGTGTCGCAGCTCTGCAGCAGGTTGGAGATGATGAGGGTCTGCTGGACGGTGGAGGCCTTGGCCCACAGGCGGCCGTTCATCCCGACCACCAGCTCACAGGGGAACAGCTGCTGCAGGTCAGACCGGACCTCGCTGTGGGGGGACAGCAGTCTGGGGGGGAGGAGACTAGGTGGTCAGGGAGGCTCAGGACAAGGTTTAGGAGACACCAACACCTGAGGACGTTTACCTTCTGACGAGTCCCAGAGAGACCGTGAAGAGCAGGCCTCCTCCTCCGATCACTCCCATCCCATTGGCTCGTCCCGAGCCGTCGATACAGACCAGCTCCGGCTCCATGTCCTGATTGGCTATTAGGAACTGGGAGAACACCAGGTCCCCCACCtgcacaggtaaacacagggaggggtgagacacaaggagagagggaggggctaGCCacagtggagggagagagggaggggtaaAAGACTGCCCTCAGAGTCTCACCTGGACCTCTGTGTCCTCAGGGTCTCACCTGGACCTCTCAGTGTCCTCGTGGGTCTCACCTGGACCTCTGTGTCCTCGTGGGTCTCACCTGGACCTCTTAGTGTCCTCGTGGGTCTCACCTGGACCTCTGTGTCCTCAGGGTCTCACCTGGACCTCTCAGTGTCCTCGTGGGTCTCACCT
This region includes:
- the LOC117737617 gene encoding polyadenylate-binding protein-interacting protein 2-like, which translates into the protein MRDPRLSSGVPPSLTVSTEVVRSGQFVSEDPFAEYLWMEHEEDFNRQVEEELLEEEFMERCLQELLEEEEQWEWFIPSRDVPQLQDKDLVMNSSLNPNAKEFTPGIQKHVM